From the Sphingobium sp. RAC03 genome, the window GGCGTCTCCTATTCCACGAAGGGCGCAAGCACTTGCTGGACGCGAAGCCGTTCGGGAATCTGGTCCGCGCCGATCACGCGGTCGATCTGTTCATGGGCATGATAGATGCGGCGCTCCTGATAGTTGAGCACGATCGAGCGAAAGGCCGGGGATTCGGCCGACAGCTGAACGCTCGGCAGGTAGGTCAGATCCTCATCGAGAATGAAGTTGAAGGCCTCGATCTTCTGCTTCCACGCCTCCGGCAATGCGCTCTCGCCATGCGGCAATCCGAACCAGATGACTTCGAAGCGGCTGGTGTTGATCCCCGTGGGCCAGAACAGCAGCAAGGGGAAGCCATTGGCATAGACCGGCGTGGTCAGGTTCGGGAAGGCGGTGAAGGCGGTCACGAACTGCCGGGGGATCGGGCCGACGCTCGGTATATCGGCGATCCCGCCCATACCCATGCTGAAACCGGTTTCCTCCGACACGTCGGCCGTCGGCTGAAAGCCATCATTCCACGGCAGGATGTTGCGCGAGTGGCCGTTTTTGAACAGCGACATCACCGTGCCATGATGATCGACCGCGCATTTGGGGCCAGGCAGGCCGACGCTGCCGCGGTGGACCGAAACGAAGTGATAATTTTCGGCGAAGGCGTCCATCAGGACTTTCCAATTACACGCCACGTCATAGCTGTAGCTGGTGATGTAGCTGAGCTTGTCGAGGTCGAATTGCGCCATTTGGCCCGGCAAGACACCCAGATATTGCTGGAGCGGTTCCGCATCGGGCGCGGCATTGATGAATATCCAGCCGCCCCATGTTTCGCATCGCAGCTTCACCAGGCCGCGCTTGGATTTGTCCAGCCCGTCGAAATC encodes:
- a CDS encoding RHO alpha subunit C-terminal catalytic domain-containing protein, which translates into the protein MAQFDLDKLSYITSYSYDVACNWKVLMDAFAENYHFVSVHRGSVGLPGPKCAVDHHGTVMSLFKNGHSRNILPWNDGFQPTADVSEETGFSMGMGGIADIPSVGPIPRQFVTAFTAFPNLTTPVYANGFPLLLFWPTGINTSRFEVIWFGLPHGESALPEAWKQKIEAFNFILDEDLTYLPSVQLSAESPAFRSIVLNYQERRIYHAHEQIDRVIGADQIPERLRVQQVLAPFVE